The Sphingobium aromaticiconvertens genome has a segment encoding these proteins:
- a CDS encoding four-carbon acid sugar kinase family protein, with product MSTHIVLVADDLTGALDSVVPFAERGLSTRVAVDTAHIDAALADNPDILAINTQSRSEPATIATARIAALWDQIASFSPSLVFKKVDSRLKGQVSAEIAALLHASGRSEVLACPAAPSLGRVVIAGHVQGHGIDQPISVAERLGAERLGTERLGTGDFPCQIRDARTWEDMRDIARTALTYPSRTLVVGARDLAAAIAERTMISTASAPAQALRPALPIIVAIGSRDPITQAQIDHLRAHCPDLLDCPAPDGMVSPPTDRTEAPIILVRATKGRGNPAPEDVAQRLAMGVAGIMAARQPRTVLACGGDTAFALAGALDHGVLTPCHELLPGIPFSHFGDHSGMAFIAKSGGFGSPDALSAIVSLACSAAPRIVPAPAIIPAQVAR from the coding sequence TTGTCGACGCACATCGTTCTGGTCGCCGACGATTTGACCGGCGCGCTCGACAGCGTCGTGCCGTTCGCCGAACGCGGGCTTTCAACCCGTGTCGCCGTGGACACCGCGCATATCGACGCGGCGCTTGCGGACAATCCCGACATATTGGCCATCAACACGCAAAGCCGTTCGGAACCCGCGACCATCGCCACCGCCCGGATCGCTGCGCTGTGGGACCAGATAGCATCCTTTTCCCCTTCTCTGGTCTTCAAGAAAGTCGATTCACGGTTGAAGGGGCAGGTATCCGCCGAGATTGCCGCCCTCCTCCATGCTTCGGGTCGCAGCGAGGTCCTCGCCTGCCCAGCGGCCCCGTCGCTTGGCCGTGTCGTGATTGCAGGGCATGTACAGGGCCATGGTATCGACCAGCCGATCAGCGTTGCCGAACGACTGGGGGCCGAACGCCTGGGGACCGAACGACTGGGAACAGGCGATTTCCCCTGCCAGATACGCGATGCCCGAACCTGGGAGGATATGCGCGATATAGCCCGGACAGCATTGACCTATCCGTCTCGCACTCTGGTTGTCGGCGCCCGTGACCTTGCCGCCGCCATCGCCGAAAGGACCATGATATCGACCGCATCGGCGCCCGCACAGGCGTTACGTCCTGCCTTGCCGATCATAGTGGCCATCGGGTCACGCGACCCGATCACTCAGGCGCAGATCGACCATCTGCGGGCGCATTGCCCCGACCTGCTCGACTGTCCAGCACCCGATGGGATGGTGTCACCACCCACCGACAGGACCGAAGCACCCATCATCCTCGTCCGCGCAACGAAAGGCCGTGGGAATCCTGCGCCGGAAGATGTCGCGCAACGGCTGGCGATGGGCGTTGCAGGGATAATGGCGGCACGGCAGCCGCGCACCGTGCTGGCCTGTGGCGGCGACACCGCCTTCGCGCTCGCCGGGGCGTTGGATCATGGTGTCCTCACGCCCTGCCACGAACTGCTGCCCGGCATCCCGTTCAGCCATTTCGGAGATCATAGCGGCATGGCCTTCATCGCAAAGTCGGGCGGTTTCGGTTCGCCGGACGCCCTGTCGGCAATCGTCAGCCTCGCGTGCAGTGCCGCGCCCCGGATCGTTCCTGCCCCCGCCATCATTCCGGCGCAGGTCGCGCGATGA
- a CDS encoding Nramp family divalent metal transporter, which yields MTMPDDKGTAALTGLPQRAVPQGFGAQLRGFGPGLVLAMTFLGTGDLISSSISGANYGYALMWTLIVALGARYFTISSIAKYKLQNRFGDHSLMAGFRRVWRGFPMFFAITMLAYGMIVQAAFLRAGTVGLFELTGRSGGEWGHFWWGVPIVLATAVALTRGSAFRFLEWSARLASIVIIGAFLFALVSIGHVDWSALLRGLTFDIPPDNGPFDALFIAVATIGTIGGSAANLLYPYFMAERGWDSPEHRPAQRFDLISGMLPLLLINLMIWVVAAETIRGTGVTISNEAGLAKMMTMAVGPAGPSLLWIAFALKAFTSFPAQAHGFARLTFDGLHLGTRRGEHFEGVTADPWFNRVMIGCFIIVPLLVTVPGAPDLVHISVFGTSVVTALTLPPILIGVLLMTSSRRFMLDAHVNRWWETLILLVIAAIGTWSLYAILTNLSDAIARVA from the coding sequence ATGACCATGCCCGATGACAAGGGGACAGCGGCCCTGACCGGCCTGCCGCAGCGGGCCGTTCCCCAGGGGTTTGGCGCGCAACTGCGCGGCTTTGGCCCCGGCCTGGTCCTTGCCATGACCTTCCTTGGTACCGGCGACCTCATCAGTTCCAGCATCTCGGGCGCCAATTACGGTTATGCGTTGATGTGGACGCTGATCGTGGCGTTGGGTGCGCGTTATTTCACCATATCGTCCATCGCGAAATACAAGTTACAGAACCGCTTTGGCGACCATTCATTGATGGCCGGATTTCGCCGGGTCTGGCGCGGCTTTCCCATGTTCTTCGCTATCACCATGCTGGCTTATGGCATGATCGTGCAGGCCGCCTTCCTGCGCGCCGGGACGGTTGGCCTGTTCGAGCTGACCGGGCGGAGCGGCGGTGAATGGGGACATTTCTGGTGGGGCGTGCCGATCGTGCTGGCAACGGCAGTCGCCCTGACACGCGGCAGCGCCTTTCGCTTTCTGGAGTGGAGCGCGCGGCTGGCTTCGATCGTCATCATCGGCGCCTTCCTCTTTGCACTGGTCAGCATCGGTCATGTCGACTGGTCAGCGCTGCTGCGCGGCCTGACCTTTGACATTCCGCCCGACAATGGTCCCTTCGACGCACTATTCATCGCGGTTGCGACCATCGGCACGATCGGCGGATCGGCAGCCAACCTTCTCTATCCCTATTTCATGGCCGAACGGGGATGGGATTCGCCCGAACATCGTCCAGCGCAGCGGTTCGACCTGATTTCCGGGATGCTGCCGCTGCTGCTCATCAACCTGATGATCTGGGTGGTCGCGGCCGAGACTATCCGGGGAACCGGCGTCACCATTTCCAACGAAGCGGGCCTGGCGAAGATGATGACGATGGCGGTGGGGCCTGCCGGCCCCTCGCTGCTGTGGATCGCCTTCGCGCTCAAGGCCTTCACCAGCTTTCCCGCTCAGGCACATGGCTTTGCGCGGTTGACGTTCGACGGCCTGCATCTGGGTACGCGGCGCGGCGAACACTTTGAGGGGGTGACGGCCGACCCGTGGTTCAACCGGGTGATGATCGGCTGCTTCATCATCGTGCCCCTGCTCGTTACCGTGCCGGGCGCGCCGGACCTTGTGCATATCAGCGTGTTCGGCACCAGCGTCGTCACCGCGCTGACACTGCCGCCGATCCTGATCGGTGTCCTCCTCATGACCTCCAGCCGTCGATTCATGCTGGACGCGCATGTCAACCGCTGGTGGGAGACGCTGATTCTACTGGTGATCGCGGCCATCGGCACCTGGTCGCTTTACGCCATCCTCACCAATCTGAGCGATGCAATCGCGCGGGTGGCGTGA
- a CDS encoding MFS transporter has product MTTATDSPVIPDDRTDWKNTILAGLANYIDAGSIVAGSAALALWVETYKLSNNLVGMIGAFGPNAISAGIGALIGGRLCDLFGRKKIYQYDMLFYAFGMLWLVFAMNAWMIVLGFFLVGLAVGADIPASWSLIAEMAPKGARGKHSGVAQVLWYMGPVVVLLMFLVLTPLGLLGARIVFAHLAILALALTFLRSKMQESPRWLEAQAKDAASTAPRARMRDLFTRQHLASMAFLAGMYVFWNLWAGTNGFFFPYILRTVGDQSQAMAVALQAGSFFIGMLSIALIFMRYADRVNQRTLFFWSAVIQVIGMALLALFPLTLPMAILHIFLMAVGQGFGAQSFFQLWSSEMFPTMLRSTAQGIMFAVVRIVLGFWSFFVPFLTSTAGFHTLAWILTGFLMISGIIGMIGAPRNEGKSLEELEAARQAA; this is encoded by the coding sequence ATGACCACAGCCACCGACAGTCCCGTCATCCCGGATGATCGTACCGACTGGAAGAATACCATTCTTGCCGGCCTTGCCAATTATATTGACGCTGGCTCGATCGTGGCCGGGTCCGCCGCGCTGGCCCTGTGGGTCGAAACCTACAAGCTCAGCAACAATCTGGTCGGCATGATCGGCGCCTTCGGCCCCAATGCGATCTCGGCCGGTATCGGTGCGCTGATCGGGGGACGGCTGTGCGATCTGTTCGGGCGCAAGAAGATCTACCAATATGATATGCTCTTCTATGCCTTTGGCATGCTTTGGCTGGTCTTCGCGATGAATGCGTGGATGATCGTGCTGGGCTTTTTCCTGGTGGGCCTGGCCGTGGGCGCGGACATTCCAGCATCCTGGTCGCTGATCGCCGAAATGGCGCCCAAGGGTGCCCGCGGCAAGCATAGCGGCGTCGCGCAGGTGCTCTGGTATATGGGGCCGGTCGTCGTCCTCCTGATGTTCCTCGTCCTGACCCCGCTTGGCCTGCTGGGCGCGCGGATCGTGTTTGCGCATCTTGCGATCCTTGCCCTCGCGCTTACCTTCCTGCGATCGAAGATGCAGGAATCGCCGCGCTGGCTGGAGGCGCAGGCCAAGGATGCGGCCTCCACCGCGCCGCGCGCTCGAATGCGCGACCTGTTCACCCGCCAGCATCTCGCCTCCATGGCGTTCCTCGCGGGCATGTATGTCTTCTGGAACCTGTGGGCCGGGACCAACGGCTTCTTCTTCCCCTATATCCTGCGAACCGTGGGCGATCAGAGCCAGGCCATGGCGGTGGCGCTTCAGGCCGGCAGCTTCTTCATCGGCATGCTGTCGATCGCCCTCATCTTCATGCGTTATGCGGACCGGGTGAACCAGCGGACCCTGTTCTTCTGGTCCGCCGTCATCCAGGTGATCGGCATGGCCCTGCTGGCGCTGTTCCCGCTCACCCTGCCGATGGCGATCCTGCATATCTTCCTGATGGCCGTGGGCCAGGGCTTTGGCGCGCAGTCCTTCTTCCAGCTATGGAGTTCGGAGATGTTCCCGACCATGCTGCGCAGCACCGCGCAGGGCATCATGTTCGCAGTGGTGCGGATCGTGCTGGGCTTCTGGAGCTTCTTCGTACCCTTCCTCACCTCGACCGCAGGCTTCCACACGCTGGCATGGATATTGACCGGTTTCCTGATGATCAGCGGGATCATCGGCATGATCGGCGCCCCGCGCAACGAAGGGAAGTCGCTGGAGGAACTGGAAGCAGCGCGACAAGCGGCCTGA
- a CDS encoding fatty acid desaturase family protein, producing MEEIAKERPPGYRYSRRGTLALLRQLSVIDNRRNALLLVLQWAIVIAAGAIAIHVDWIPVYLAAGFVIGSRIQCLAMMMHDACHGMLFSNRRLNDLIGDLFVAYPLLMSVDLYRANHMQHHRHTNTVRDYDYRVQRKDPDQHFPKAGGAMVWLLVRSVIGLNYYRVARAGRVWAPIANFHNPGRFGFDYRLALRLRYVAWALLVYGLILWSPLRWQLLGLFMIPQFIWVNVFNRIRAMAEHNGVADERELNGTRTVIPTLLDRFLIAPLNVSYHLEHHLFPSVPWHNLRRLHAHLMTDPVYVADAHITRGYWGVIRELMPPPASTSTNVLVTRSEVKP from the coding sequence ATGGAAGAAATCGCCAAGGAGCGTCCACCCGGATATCGATATTCGCGGCGTGGCACGTTGGCGCTGCTCCGGCAACTTTCCGTCATCGACAACCGCCGTAACGCACTGCTGCTGGTCCTGCAGTGGGCGATCGTGATTGCGGCCGGCGCGATCGCGATCCACGTCGATTGGATTCCGGTTTACTTGGCTGCCGGTTTCGTCATCGGATCGCGGATCCAATGCCTGGCCATGATGATGCATGATGCGTGCCACGGGATGCTGTTCAGCAATCGCCGCCTCAACGATCTTATTGGCGACCTTTTCGTCGCCTATCCGCTCCTTATGAGCGTCGATCTGTACCGCGCAAACCACATGCAGCACCACCGCCATACCAATACGGTCCGCGATTACGATTATCGCGTCCAGCGAAAGGATCCCGACCAGCATTTCCCGAAAGCCGGGGGGGCCATGGTCTGGCTGCTGGTCCGCAGTGTGATCGGCCTCAATTACTATCGCGTGGCGCGGGCCGGTCGGGTCTGGGCACCCATTGCCAATTTCCACAATCCTGGACGCTTCGGTTTCGATTATCGCCTGGCGCTGCGGCTCCGCTATGTGGCCTGGGCCCTGTTGGTCTACGGCTTGATCTTGTGGTCACCCTTGCGTTGGCAGCTACTGGGTCTTTTCATGATCCCGCAATTCATCTGGGTAAACGTCTTTAACCGAATTCGGGCAATGGCCGAGCATAACGGTGTCGCCGACGAGCGGGAGCTCAACGGCACGCGCACCGTCATCCCTACTCTGCTCGACCGGTTCCTGATCGCGCCGCTCAACGTGAGCTATCACCTGGAACATCATCTGTTCCCATCGGTGCCTTGGCACAATCTGCGCCGACTGCATGCGCATTTAATGACCGATCCGGTCTATGTGGCGGACGCGCACATCACGCGGGGCTATTGGGGCGTGATCAGGGAGTTGATGCCGCCACCCGCGTCGACAAGCACGAACGTGCTCGTCACGCGCTCTGAGGTGAAGCCGTAA
- a CDS encoding TonB-dependent receptor plug domain-containing protein yields MDMSEKGQAGVPSRLRAVFLAGSSVLTLLGATGAYAQSTVAPQNEGNASVADIVVTGSRIKSPTLTSPSPLQAITAEDIQNTGKIDVQEVLQMNPAFGVPGQTRNTSNFGATSAGISTVNLRGLGANRTLVLIDGRRVVAGVPGTAQVDLTMIPSPFVERVDVLTGGASAVYGSDAVAGVVNFIYKKDFDGLALNAQTGISDEGDDEQYSLNLTVGRNFDDGRGNIMLYGGWSKQGGIESGARERSRTDQTSLGALQRSNNRTDANLTAAQNLFTPQLNKSTVVPAGTFNAGTGNYIVDASGTVRPFNAATDGFDRTPYQAISVPLERRVFAARANYAVSDAISVFAEGTYANVKSRALLEPSPLVATGALGLFRQGNGRYNIEQNFANPSNPAQFTRVINPLVPTALYNLATDTNGDGFRDIGVTRRINEFGPRIGTFDRTNLRMVVGAEGKIGSKWNWEASYSWGETKASSSLSGLINQDRAIQALDVVPDVYDINRNGNLTEAICASAEARAQGCVPYNVYGAGKVSPEAISYLQATSLRDAKQSMHVAAGSLSGALFSLPAGDVQVAVGAEYRKESSRETFDPLSIAARNSYVQQTNTSGRFNVKEAYGEIVVPLIHDTPFFHNLTLRGAARVSDYSTVGTFYAYNGGVEWSPVADIRLRGVYAHAVRAPNIGELFAAPSVSVGSVNDPCAGVTATSTGTTSTVCRASPGVLANINANGGVFTLNQTDRQGVGGLNVSNPNIQEETARTWTLGAVINPVSIHALRNLTLTIDYYNIKLNDAIARTSRDFILQECYNNSNEEFCSLITRRTVASGPYSAGSIELVNSQLINSGGLTTKGIDTTLSFRQPMTDLGMGGGTANVSVSWSHLIKQGGVPLTGAAFDRTDGEINTPKDRVFVTLGYDNDSFGLTLNGQYIGASYLDDQYRARFLLADGSLPDKKYFKVGSKFYTDAQMRLKVSKEFEFYFGVNNLLDVGPPPVITGLSGSVTGTETASGTYDPIGRRFYTGFRVKL; encoded by the coding sequence ATGGATATGTCTGAAAAGGGCCAAGCTGGCGTGCCGTCCCGGCTGCGCGCAGTCTTTCTGGCGGGATCAAGTGTACTGACGTTGTTGGGTGCCACCGGCGCCTATGCACAGAGCACCGTCGCGCCGCAGAATGAAGGCAATGCAAGCGTGGCCGACATCGTCGTTACGGGAAGCCGCATCAAAAGCCCGACGCTGACATCGCCATCGCCGCTTCAGGCCATCACGGCCGAGGATATCCAGAACACCGGCAAGATCGACGTGCAGGAAGTCCTGCAGATGAACCCGGCCTTCGGCGTCCCCGGTCAGACGCGCAATACATCGAACTTCGGCGCGACCAGCGCCGGTATCTCGACCGTCAACCTGCGCGGGCTGGGTGCAAACCGCACGCTCGTGCTGATCGACGGCCGCCGCGTGGTGGCGGGCGTGCCCGGAACGGCGCAGGTCGATCTCACCATGATCCCCAGCCCGTTCGTCGAGCGCGTCGACGTGCTGACCGGCGGTGCTTCGGCGGTCTATGGCTCCGATGCGGTCGCTGGCGTGGTCAACTTCATCTACAAGAAGGATTTCGACGGGCTGGCGCTCAACGCCCAGACCGGCATTTCGGATGAGGGTGATGACGAGCAATATTCGCTCAACCTGACCGTCGGTCGCAACTTCGATGATGGCCGCGGCAACATCATGCTCTATGGTGGATGGTCCAAGCAGGGCGGCATCGAGTCCGGCGCGCGGGAGCGCAGCAGGACCGACCAGACCAGCCTCGGCGCGCTTCAGCGCAGCAACAACCGCACCGACGCCAACCTGACGGCGGCGCAGAATCTGTTCACGCCACAGCTCAACAAATCGACGGTCGTGCCTGCCGGTACGTTCAACGCGGGCACCGGCAATTATATCGTCGATGCGAGTGGCACGGTCCGGCCGTTCAACGCCGCGACCGACGGATTCGACCGGACGCCCTATCAGGCCATTTCGGTTCCACTGGAGCGCCGCGTCTTTGCCGCGCGCGCAAATTATGCCGTCAGCGATGCGATCAGCGTGTTTGCAGAGGGCACCTATGCCAACGTGAAGTCGCGCGCCTTGCTGGAGCCTTCGCCGCTGGTCGCGACCGGCGCGCTGGGCCTCTTTCGCCAGGGCAATGGTCGCTACAATATCGAACAGAATTTTGCGAACCCCAGCAACCCGGCGCAGTTCACTCGCGTCATCAACCCGCTGGTGCCGACCGCGCTTTACAACCTTGCAACCGACACCAATGGTGATGGTTTCCGCGATATCGGCGTCACGCGACGCATCAACGAATTTGGTCCACGCATCGGCACCTTCGATCGCACCAACCTGCGCATGGTTGTGGGCGCCGAGGGCAAGATCGGCTCGAAATGGAACTGGGAAGCCTCCTATAGCTGGGGCGAAACAAAGGCGTCGAGCAGCCTGAGCGGCCTGATCAATCAGGATCGTGCCATCCAGGCGCTTGACGTGGTTCCCGACGTCTATGACATCAATCGCAACGGCAATCTAACCGAAGCGATCTGCGCCAGCGCAGAGGCGCGCGCGCAGGGCTGTGTTCCCTACAATGTCTATGGCGCGGGCAAGGTGTCGCCTGAAGCCATCTCCTATCTTCAGGCGACATCGCTTCGCGACGCGAAGCAGTCGATGCATGTCGCGGCGGGCAGCCTGTCTGGCGCGTTGTTCAGCCTGCCTGCCGGTGACGTTCAGGTCGCCGTGGGTGCTGAATATCGCAAGGAAAGCAGCCGCGAGACCTTCGATCCGCTCTCCATCGCGGCGCGCAACTCCTATGTGCAGCAGACCAATACATCGGGCCGGTTCAACGTGAAGGAAGCCTATGGCGAAATCGTCGTGCCGTTGATCCACGACACGCCTTTCTTCCATAACCTGACGCTACGTGGCGCGGCCCGTGTGTCCGACTATTCGACGGTCGGCACTTTCTACGCCTATAATGGCGGTGTTGAATGGTCGCCGGTGGCCGATATTCGCCTGCGCGGCGTCTATGCCCATGCCGTGCGCGCACCCAATATCGGTGAGCTGTTCGCGGCCCCGTCGGTCAGCGTGGGGTCCGTCAATGATCCATGCGCAGGCGTTACCGCAACGAGCACGGGCACGACCAGCACCGTCTGCCGCGCCAGCCCCGGCGTGTTGGCCAACATCAATGCAAACGGCGGTGTGTTCACGCTCAATCAGACGGATCGTCAGGGTGTCGGCGGCCTGAATGTCAGCAATCCGAACATTCAGGAAGAAACGGCGCGGACCTGGACATTGGGGGCCGTCATCAACCCCGTTTCCATCCATGCGCTGCGCAACCTGACGCTGACGATTGATTATTACAACATCAAGCTCAACGATGCGATCGCGCGCACCAGCCGCGATTTCATCCTTCAGGAATGCTACAACAACAGTAATGAGGAATTCTGCAGCCTGATTACGCGTCGTACGGTTGCTTCGGGGCCGTATAGCGCCGGTTCGATCGAATTGGTCAATTCGCAGCTGATCAACAGCGGCGGTTTGACGACCAAGGGCATCGACACAACCCTGTCTTTCCGTCAGCCGATGACGGACTTAGGCATGGGTGGCGGCACCGCTAATGTCTCCGTCAGTTGGAGCCACCTCATCAAGCAGGGCGGCGTCCCGCTCACCGGTGCGGCGTTCGACCGGACGGACGGCGAGATCAACACGCCCAAGGACCGCGTGTTCGTAACGCTCGGCTATGACAATGACAGCTTCGGCCTGACCCTGAACGGTCAATATATCGGAGCGTCCTATCTCGACGATCAATATCGTGCGCGCTTCCTGCTCGCCGACGGATCGCTGCCGGACAAGAAATATTTCAAGGTTGGGTCCAAATTCTACACTGACGCCCAGATGCGTCTGAAGGTCAGCAAGGAATTTGAATTCTACTTCGGCGTGAACAACTTGCTGGACGTCGGGCCGCCGCCGGTCATTACCGGGCTTTCGGGCAGCGTGACCGGCACGGAGACAGCCTCGGGCACCTATGACCCGATCGGTCGCCGCTTCTACACAGGCTTCCGCGTCAAGCTGTAA
- a CDS encoding FGGY family carbohydrate kinase, translated as MSAPVILSIDQGTTNTKALLVAPDGRILLSRSRAMQVTYPQPGWAEQSADAIWEAVAGLIAEMVAAEPAVTVAALAISNQRETVVLWDADTGQPIAPAIIWQCRRSADRCAALRAAGHEATIIARSGLGLDPLFPAAKIGWLLDAIPGARERAERGELRCGTIDSWLLWKLTGGIVHATDHSNASRTQLFNLETLAWDAELANLFDVPMSLLPEIRGSDSRFGMVAVGLASLAPGTPVHAMMGDSHAALFHHSAGATEAGATKATIGTGSSLMTATPARVRSSHGLSSTIAWHRGGVPQHALEGNISISGHAAAFATALLGLADEQALTALAATVADSDGVVFVPALAGLGAPHWCSDARGTISGMSMGTRPAHVARATLEAIALQIGDVLAAIEADLGMAASQLAVDGGAARNDLLMQILADLADHVIVRPGVTEASALGVARLACEALGLPVEGAGHGEAEIFNPAMLPVDRARIWRLWRDAVARAVGATGAA; from the coding sequence ATGAGCGCCCCGGTCATCCTGTCTATCGATCAGGGCACGACCAACACAAAGGCGCTGCTGGTGGCGCCCGATGGCCGCATCCTGCTGTCGCGTTCGCGCGCGATGCAGGTGACATATCCGCAGCCGGGCTGGGCCGAACAATCGGCCGATGCGATCTGGGAGGCCGTCGCAGGTCTGATCGCCGAGATGGTCGCAGCCGAACCTGCCGTCACCGTGGCGGCCCTGGCCATTTCCAACCAGCGCGAGACGGTGGTGCTGTGGGACGCAGACACGGGCCAGCCGATCGCCCCGGCCATCATCTGGCAATGCCGCCGTTCGGCTGATCGTTGCGCGGCGTTGCGTGCAGCGGGGCATGAGGCGACGATTATCGCGCGCAGCGGCCTTGGACTCGACCCGCTGTTCCCGGCGGCGAAGATCGGCTGGTTGCTCGACGCGATTCCCGGCGCGCGGGAGCGTGCAGAGCGCGGCGAATTGCGGTGTGGCACGATTGATAGCTGGCTGCTCTGGAAGCTGACGGGCGGAATCGTCCACGCTACCGATCACAGCAATGCCTCGCGCACGCAACTCTTCAATCTGGAGACGCTGGCGTGGGACGCCGAACTGGCGAACCTGTTCGATGTGCCGATGAGCCTGTTGCCCGAAATCCGGGGATCGGACAGCCGCTTTGGCATGGTTGCGGTCGGTCTGGCATCACTGGCTCCCGGCACCCCCGTCCATGCGATGATGGGGGACAGTCATGCGGCGCTGTTCCACCATAGTGCGGGTGCGACTGAGGCAGGCGCGACCAAGGCGACGATCGGCACCGGCAGTTCGCTGATGACCGCGACGCCTGCACGGGTGCGCTCAAGCCACGGCCTGTCCAGCACGATCGCCTGGCATCGGGGCGGCGTCCCGCAGCATGCGCTGGAGGGGAATATCTCCATCTCCGGCCATGCCGCCGCCTTTGCGACGGCGCTGCTGGGGCTGGCGGATGAGCAGGCGTTGACCGCGCTTGCCGCCACAGTTGCCGACAGCGACGGCGTTGTCTTCGTGCCCGCTCTTGCCGGGCTGGGCGCGCCGCACTGGTGCAGCGATGCGCGCGGCACGATCAGCGGCATGTCGATGGGCACGCGCCCCGCCCATGTCGCGCGGGCCACGCTGGAGGCGATTGCGCTCCAGATCGGCGATGTGCTGGCCGCGATAGAGGCGGATCTGGGCATGGCTGCGTCGCAATTGGCCGTCGATGGCGGGGCGGCGCGCAACGACCTGTTGATGCAGATACTGGCTGACTTGGCTGACCATGTGATCGTTCGACCGGGCGTGACCGAAGCCAGTGCTCTGGGTGTGGCGCGTCTGGCCTGCGAGGCGCTGGGTCTGCCTGTCGAGGGTGCGGGGCACGGCGAAGCGGAGATTTTCAACCCGGCCATGCTGCCCGTCGATCGGGCGCGGATCTGGCGCCTCTGGCGGGATGCGGTGGCGCGCGCGGTAGGAGCGACTGGCGCAGCTTAG
- a CDS encoding transketolase family protein: MSAAAAPTGMFDCRDAYVHTIEELAVADERIVAVVNDSVGSSKLGKFRDRFPRRLINVGIAEQNMVGVGAGLANGGKIPFVSGASCFLSARALEQIKADCAYSQANVKLCGISSGVAYGELGATHHSIEDVAWLRAIDKLTVIVPADPWETAEAIKAAVAHDGPVYIRISRMPVPELARDKPVFNIGKAETLRAGGDIAIIANGTLVHRALAAAEALAAEGVSARVINMATVSPIDTRAIADAAATGSIVTAEEGLAHGGLGGAVAEYCAQNVPVRMRMLGFPGFLPTGSAAWLMDRFGLNADGIAAAARDLLGVKVG, from the coding sequence ATGAGCGCTGCTGCTGCCCCAACGGGAATGTTCGATTGCCGTGACGCTTATGTGCATACGATCGAGGAACTGGCGGTCGCCGATGAGCGGATCGTTGCCGTGGTCAATGATTCTGTCGGATCGTCGAAGCTCGGCAAGTTTCGGGATCGTTTTCCCCGTCGCCTGATCAATGTCGGCATTGCCGAACAGAATATGGTCGGCGTGGGCGCGGGGTTGGCCAATGGCGGGAAGATCCCGTTCGTCAGCGGCGCCTCCTGTTTCCTGAGCGCCCGTGCGCTGGAGCAGATCAAGGCCGACTGCGCCTATAGCCAGGCCAATGTGAAGCTGTGCGGCATATCCAGCGGCGTGGCCTATGGCGAACTGGGCGCGACGCACCACAGTATCGAGGATGTCGCCTGGCTGCGCGCGATCGACAAGCTGACGGTGATCGTGCCCGCCGACCCGTGGGAAACGGCAGAGGCGATCAAGGCTGCCGTTGCCCATGACGGGCCGGTCTATATCCGCATCAGCCGGATGCCCGTGCCGGAACTGGCGCGCGACAAGCCGGTGTTCAATATCGGCAAGGCGGAAACGCTCCGCGCGGGCGGCGACATTGCGATCATCGCCAACGGCACGCTCGTCCACCGCGCCCTTGCGGCGGCGGAAGCGCTGGCGGCAGAAGGTGTTTCGGCGCGGGTCATCAACATGGCGACCGTCTCCCCGATCGACACACGGGCCATCGCCGACGCGGCTGCCACTGGCTCCATTGTGACGGCGGAGGAAGGGCTGGCGCATGGTGGGCTGGGCGGTGCGGTCGCGGAATATTGCGCGCAAAATGTGCCGGTGCGGATGCGGATGCTGGGCTTTCCCGGCTTCTTGCCGACCGGGTCAGCCGCCTGGCTGATGGACCGGTTCGGACTGAATGCGGATGGCATCGCAGCAGCGGCGCGCGATCTGCTTGGCGTAAAGGTCGGCTGA